ATCGCAAAGTGGGTCGCCTGCTCGAAGGCCGGCCGGCTGAAGGACTTGCGCCCGAGACTCCAAAGGACCAGAGGCGGCTCAAGCGAAACGGAGTTGAAGGAGTTGCAGGTCAATCCGACCGGTTGTGCTTCGCCGTCGAGCGTTGTCGCGATGGTGACGCCGGTCGCGAACCAACCGAGAGCATGGCGCAAGGTCGTCGTGTCGGTCGGGCTTCCGCGACTCAGATCATCTCGCATGACGGCCTCCGTCAGCGACGAAGGCGCCGTGGCAGGTTTTCGGGGAGCATTCACGTGGAACGTTACGCCTTTGAACGAGGTGCGCGACTGCTGGCGCCACCGTCATGCGAAGCATAATGGCGCCGATCTGGTCCTTGGCAAGCCCGCAACCCCTTTGCATGGGCCGCAGTGCTGCGCCGCTGTCGGTCTGGGGACGGGAAAGATCGCTGCGCCCTTACTGAAAGTACTGGCTGACCTTGCAGGCCGTGCCCTTGACGCGGCCGGCGGTGCGTGTCCGGTTCATCCCCACGACGCGCAGAGAGCTGCAGCCGTAGACCGTGCTGACGGCATCGAGGAAACCCTGCTCCGTGGTGCGCCGGCTGCCGGACACGCGCACGTCGAAGAGGTTCGGGTCCTCCGCATGGCGTGCGTAGAGGTAGGTCGTGCTGCCGATACGCAGGCTGCGTACGAAGGCATCCGGTGAGATCAGCTCTTCGTCCGAGAGTGTCGGGATCGGTCGGTCGGTCGTGCTGCAGCCGGAGAGCAGGCCGACCAGAAGAATCAGAAGGGCGATGCGCATGGCCGGGAGACTAGACCAGATAACGATCGGCCGGAACCACTATGTGGCTCCTGCGATTGCGTGGAATATGGCTTAGATTCAAATGCTTAGAGGGAACTAGGTACGAACGGCCGAATCGTTCCACGATTCAATGCGATCAAAATTCACTCCGTTGAGACGGTGCCGCACTGAAATCGCTTGTCTATCGCCCGGTGGAGCCAGGTAAATCGTCGGGTCATCGACCCGCTGGGCAGAAGCAGACACGAAAGCCGGATGCTTGCGGAAGCTTTGCCGCGCTGGGCGCGCGCGGCCTGATAGACTAGGTTCGTCCAACAACCAAAGCGAAGCGAAAGGGGCACGTGGACTACGGTCTCGCCTGGGTCTTGATCGGGTCGTTGATGCTGCTGGCCAGCATCTTCGCCGGACTGCTGTCGTCGCGCGTCGGTGCGCCCCTGCTTCTCGTGTTTCTGGGGCTTGGGATGCTGGCCGGGCGGGAAGGGCCGGGCGGTATCGTTTTCCAGGATTCCCAGCTCGCTTTCATCCTGGGGTCGACCGCGCTTGCCGTCATCCTGTTCGACGGAGGCTTGCGAACGCCGCGCGCTACGATCGAGCGTGGGCTGGGGCCGGCTCTCGCGCTTTCGACCGTCGGGGTGCTGATCACCGCCGGCCTGGTGGCGGCGGTTGCGCATTACCTGCTTGGCTTCGGTTGGGTCTTCGCGCTGTTGCTCGGCTCGATCGTCTCGGCGACCGATGCGGCCGCGGTCTTCTTGTTGCTGGGCCGCTCCGGCATCGCCCTGCGGGACCGTCTGCGCTCCACTCTCGAAGTGGAGTCGGGCAGCAACGACCCGATGGCGGTCTTTCTGACCATCACCTTCACCACGATGCTGGCCGCCGGCGAGCTGGAACTGGGCTGGTGGGTGGTCGGCGACTTCGCCCTGCAGATGGGGCTGGGCGGTACGCTGGGTGCGGCCGGCGGTTTCGCCTTGGTCTGGCTGATGAACCGGCTCGAACTCTCGGGCGGTCTCTATCCCATCCTGGCACTCGCCGGCGCCCTGCTGATCTTCAGCGGTACCCAGTTGGCCGGCGGCAGCGGCTTTCTGGCCATCTACGTCGCCGGTATCGTGTTCGGCAACCGGCGTGTGCGCGCCGATCAGCTCGTGGGTCGTTTCTTCGATGGGCTCTCCTGGCTATCTCAGATCGTCTTGTTTCTGCTGCTCGGCTTGTTGGTCACGCCGAGCGAGCTGCTTCCCGATCTGGGAACGGCCCTGGTTCTTGCCGTCACGCTGATGCTGGTTGCACGGCCTCTCGCGACGCTGATCTGCCTCACGCCTTTTCGCTTTCCTCTCCGCGAACAAGCCTTCGCCGCCTGGGTCGGTTTGCGCGGTGCGGTACCGATTTTCCTGGCCTTGTTCCCCTTCCTGGAGGGATTCGACCGAAGCGGTCAGGCTTTCAATATCGCCTTCGTGGTCGTGCTGGTGTCTCTGTTGTTGCAGGGCTGGACGATCCCCTGGGTGGCGCACCGCCTGCATGTGTCCCTGCCGCCGGAACCGGAGGCGGCGACGCGCCTCGATCTGGATTTGGCCCGGCGCACCGATCGCATGGACCGCGACCTCATCGCCTATGAGGTCATGCCGCATAGCCGGGCGGCGGATTTTCCCTTGGCGGCTCTGGATCTGCCGAAACGGACACGTCTGATCGTCGTCATCCGGGACGGGATCGTGCAACGTCTCCCGGAGGTGCAGCAACTCACGGCGGGCGATTTCGTTCTGGTGGTCACGCCTCCGGAAACCGCGGCGACGCTCGACCGCTTCTTTTCCCGGCGCTTCGCCTCTACGGCCGGTCAGCTCTCCGTCGATCAGGGCGATTTCCTGGTCGACGGCAGCAGTCGGCTGGGCGACCTCTGCGCGGCCTATGGCGTCGAACTGGGGAAGACCGATCCCAGTCTCTCTCTGGCCGAACTCCTGCGCAGCCGCCTCGGCGAGGGGATGGGCCGCGGCGATCGGCTGCGCTTCGGTCAGGTCGAGTTCATCGTCGTCGACAAGATCGGTCCGGAGCCCAAGCGCGTCGGCATCGTGCTGGAGCCCGACCCCGAGGATGTCGGTTGGCGCCGGAAAGCCGCGTCCCGCGTTCGAGGCAGGCTGCGCGCTCTGCGCCAGCGCCTGCCGAGGATCGGTTTGGGGGCCGGCAGCGGCTAGCCTGCCGTTGCGTAAAGACTGCTTAGCTCTGGTGAAGCGTGCCGGCCTCGTGTAGGACTCTGGCACGGGAAACGAGGGCAGCGGAGCGCAAGAACATGAAGTGTTTCAAGATCTTGACAGTCTGTGCGGCGATCGCGATGCCGCTTTGTTCGGCTGCGGCGCAGGAGGCGGAACCGGCCGCTGCCGATGCCTCGGCGTCGTCCGGCATGCTGGTGGAACTCAACAAGGCGGAGCAGACCGACGGCGGCTGCCACTACTTCCTGCTGCTGCGCAACGGCACCGACTACGACTTCGAGGTCCTGCGTCTCGATCTCTACTTCTTCGATACCGGCGGCGTGATCTCGAAGCGCCTGCTCGTCGGGACCCCGCCGGTGGCGTCCGGCGATACGCGGGTCGCCGCTTTCGTTGCCACCGAGGTGGACTGCGACGGCGTTTCGCAGATCCTGGTCAACAATGTCGACCCCTGCGAGGTGAGCCAGGGCGAGGCACCTGCGTGCCATGAACTGCTCGAACTCGGTAATCGCACCGAGGTGAACTTCTTCAAGTAGTCGCTCGCGCCTGACCGGCGGCGGGAGATCCCGCACGCTCGACAGATCGTTGGCGGTGGGGTTGCGTCAGATCAACGCCCGGCCTTGCAAGCCGTTCCAGGATCCGAGGCAACCCAGCCGTGATGTCCAAGCCGGAGGCGAGCCATGGCCGAAACTCTGCGTCGTCTGCAAGAAGACCACCGCAACATCGCGCGTTTGCTGCAGGTCCTAGAGCATCAGCTTGCGCTCTTCGCGGAGGATGGCGAGGTCGACTACGAGGTGATGACGGGTGCGCTGGAGTACATGCGGCGCTACCCCGACCTGGAACATCATCCGCGCGAGGACCGGGTCATGCAGCAGCTCCGGCAACGCGATCCAGAGGCGGCGGAGAAAGTCGGCGACCTGGAGCGCGAACATATCCGCCTGAAGGGCGTGACGGAGCGCTTCACCACGGCGCTGGAAAACGTCCTGGCCGAGCAGGAGGTCTCGCGCGAGGCCTTTACGGACTTGGGCCGGGACTTCGTCGCTCAGCAGCGCGCTCACATGCGCACCGAAGACGAGACCTTCTTCCCGGCGGCCGAGCGATCCTTGACCGCACAGGACTGGGCGGAGGTCGAGGCCTCCATGACGCAGGTCGGCGATCCCCTGTTCGGACCTCGGGTCGCGCAGGAATGCGCCGCCCTGCATGAGCATTTGCTGCAATGGGATCGAGAGAGCGGCAGTCCCGGCTGAGCGGGGCGGTCGCCGTCCGACGCCTCGACCTCTGACGCCGCTTCTTCACGACGTCTCTTGCCGGGCCTCCTACTGGGCCGCGTTGCTTTGCAGTTCGTCTTCCAGGTCGAGGATCGCCAGCGTGGTCTTGAGCACGCTGTCGGGGTTCAGGCTCATGGAGTCGATGCCGATCCGCACCAGAAATTCGGCGACCTCCGGATAGTCGGAGGGTGCCTGGCCGCAAATGCCGGAGTGCTTGCCGGCGGCCTGCGCCCCCTCGACGGCCATCTGCAGCATCTTCAGCACGCCGGGGTCGCGCTCGTCGAAGTCGAAGGCGACGATCTCGCTGTCGCGGTCCACGCCCAGGGTGAGCTGTGTCAGGTCGTTGGAGCCGATCGAGAAACCGTCGAACAGCTCGGCGAACTCGGCGACCTGGATCACGTTGTTGGGGATCTCGCACATCACGTAGATCTCCAGGCCGTTCTCGCCGCGCGTGAGCCCGTGTTCAGCCATGGTCTTGAGCACGCGTTCACCCTCCTCGACCCGCCGGCAGAAGGGCACCATCAGCTTGAGGTTGGTCAGCCCCATGTCTTCGCGCACGCGCTTCATCGCCGCGCACTCCAGAGCGAAGCCCTCGGCGTAGGCGGGGTGCGAGTAGCGCGAGGCGCCGCGGAAGCCGATCATGGGATTGGCCTCGTCGACCTCGAAGCCGCTGCCGCCGAGCAGGGCCGCGTACTCGTTGGTCTTGAAGTCGCTCATTCGGACGATCACCGGCTTCGGATAGAAGGCGGCGGCCAGGGTGCCGACGCCTTCCGACAGCCGCTCGACGAAGAAGTCGGCGCCGCTGTCGTGCTGCGCGATCAGGGTTTCGATCTCGGCCCGCGCCGCAGGATCCTCGACCTTCTCCGGATAGAGCAGGGCCATGGGGTGCGCCTTGATGGCGTCGGTGACGATGAACTCCATGCGGGCCAGTCCGACGCCGTCGTTGGGCAGGAAACTGGTTTTGAACGCCATCTCCGGATTGCCGAGATTCAGCATGATCGAGGTCCGGGGGCGCCGCAGTTCGCCGAGGTCGACCCGGCTCGTTTCGAAGGGTACGGCGCCGTCGTAGACGCGTCCGACATCGCCTTCGGCGCAGGAGACCGTCACCATCCGGCCGTCCTCCAGCGTCTCCGTCGCGTTCGATCCGCCGACGACGGCGGAGATGCCGAGCTCGCGCGCCACGATGGCGGCATGGCAGGTGCGCCCGCCGCGATTGGTCACGATCGCGGCCGCCGTCTGCATCACCGGCTCCCAATCGGGCGTGGTGGTGTCGGCGACGAGGATCTCGCCGGGCCGGAAGCGGTGCAGCTCGCTCTGATTCTTGATCACCCGTACCTTGCCGCTGGCGATCTTGGCGCCGACGGCGCGGCCGGTCAGCAGCACCGGTGCCGTCCCGGTGAGGCTGTAGTCTTCGAGCATCTGTCCTTGGCGCTGGCTGACCACCGTCTCCGGCCGCGCCTGCACGATGTAGAGCTCTCCGTCGAGCCCGTCCTTGGCCCATTCGATGTCCATCGGCGTGGGCTGTCCGGCGCGCGCCGAGTAGTGCTTTTCGATCTTGATCGCCGCGTCCGCCAGGGTCAGTACGTCGGCATCGGTGATGCAAAAGCGCTGCTGATCGGCCTCAGGTGTCGGCACGACGCGGCTGGCCTCGCGTGTGTGGCCGTCGGTGTAGATCATCCGCAGTTGCTTGGCGCCGAGATTGCGACGCAGGACGGCCCGGTGACCCTGCTCGAAGGTGGGCTTGTGCACGTAGAACTCGTCCGGATCGACGGTGCCCTGAACGACCGTCTCGCCCAGTCCATAGGCGCCGGTCACGAAGACGACGTCCGGAAACCCGGTTTCCGTATCGACCGAGAAGATGACGCCGCTGGCGGCCAGGTCGGAACGGACCATCTTCATCACCGTCACCGAGAGCGCGACCTTGAAGTGATCGAAGTCGCGGTCGATGCGGTAGGAGATGGCGCGGTCGGTGAAGAGCGACGCGAGGCAGCGCTTGTAGGCATCGAGCAGCAGCGTTTCGCCGCGCACGTTGAGATAGGTGTCGTGCTGACCCGCGAAGCTGGCCGTCGGCAGGTCCTCTGCGGTTGCCGAGGAGCGGACGGCGACGCTCACATCCTCGCCGTAGTCGGCGACCATGGCGCGCCAGCCCGCGCGGATCTGCTCTTCGATCTCCTGCGGAAGCGGCGCGCCGTAGATCATCTCGCGTACGGCATGGGCGCGTCGTGCCAGATCCCTGACATCCGTCTTGTCGACCTCGTCCAGCAGTTCGTGCAGCCGCGCCTCCAGGCCGTTGTCGGCGAGAACCTTCCGATAGGCCTCGGCCGTCACGGCGAAGCCATTGGGAACCTTGACGCCGAGTGGCACCAGCTCGCGATACATCTCGCCGAGAGACGCATTCTTGCCGCCAACCAGGGGCACGTCCCCAAGGCCGAGATCCGAAAACCAGCGGACGTAGGAGGCGTTCGTGGAGTTCATTAGGCGGGCTTCCCTTGCTGTCGCTTACCCCGGCTAGCGGGTTCGTTCGGAACTCTATTCGCCTTCCGTTTGCATCCCCATGAGGTGGGTCAATCCCACTTGGCCGCCTACCTGATCGCCGCGCTCGCAGGTGGCCGTTCGCCAAGGCTTTCGCGGCTCGGATCCGGCTTGCGGACGGGTCCGCTGGCGGCTTTCGACAGCGGCCAGAGGCACAGCGGAAGGTAGCCGCGGAACCCATCGATCCAAAAGATTAGGTGCCTCTGCGGCTGAAGTTTTCGACCGTATTTTCTGGAAAGGTCCCCTGGGTCGATCTGCCTCTGGTGCATGGATCGCATGCAGTCTCGTCGCGTTGAAAGTCGCGAGAGGCCCCTCAAGTGTTTCTATTACTTCACAGAAGGCCAATAAACCGACAGGTATTGGGGATGTTCAGTAACCGAATATCGTAAGGCTATCGCAAGGGGATAAGCGAAAAACTTGAAATGTTCTAAGCGAATTTCATATACTGTATGTCATTTCCAGGACAGGAACGACGAAGACGGCGTACGGGTGACTGTGCGAGCCTGGCCAGTGTGCAGGTTCGCGCGGGGCGCATGAAAACCGTCGCCAATCGAGGAGAAGTTCAAGATGGCGAACACAACGACGAAGGATCGCGGCCAGCGCAGCGAGCTCGACCTGCTGATTGCAGAGGCGTCTCGGTATCCGTTGCTGGCCCAGGAAGAAGAGAACCGGCTTGCCAACCTTTGGCGCGACAAGAGCGATCAGCACGCGCTCAACAAGCTGCTGGGCAGTCACCTTCGGCTGGTGATCAAGCTCGCCCGTGGATTGCGGGGCTACGGCGTGCCGCTCGAGGATCTGATCGCCGAAGGGAATGTCGGCTTGATGCAGGCCGCCCAGCGCTACGACCCGGAACGTCAGGTGCGCTTCGCGACCTATGCCGCTTGGTGGATCCGCGCCTCCATGCACGAGTTGGTCCTGAAGAGCGGATCCATCGTGCGGACCGTGCGCACCGGCGACCAGAAGAAGCTTTTCTTCAATCTTCGTCGCATGAAGGCGCGTCGCGCCCAGCGCGGCGAGACCGGCGATCTGACCGAACAGGCAGTGTCCGAGATCGCCACGCAGTTGGGCGTCTCCGAGGCCGACGTGCGTGAGATGGATCAGCGGCTGGGGACCGGCGACGTCTCCCTCGACGCGCCCTTGACCAGCGAGGGCGAGGACTCGCGCATCGATTTCCTGAGCGACGATCAGGCGCCGACGCCCGAGACTCTGATCGCGGAAGAGGATGAGCGCGACAAGCGTCGCCTGCTGCTGAACTCGGCCATGTCGGGCTTGAACGATCGCGAGCGGCATATCCTCCAGGAGCGCCGCTTGAGCGAGGAGCCGCGGACGCTCGAGGAATTGAGCCAGGTCTACGGCGTGTCGCGCGAGCGGATCCGTCAGATCGAGGCCCGTGCGCTTGAGAAGTTGGCCGTGGCGACCCGCCGGGCCGCGAGCGACCGGGGTCTTATTGGGCGCAATCATCCTCCGGCTCTGGCCGCATAGCCTACCCGGTTTCAGGCGAGCGGCGGCATGCCGCCGCTCGCAAGTCGTGCCGTCATCGCCGTCGCAGCCCCAGGAGTTGTGGCGGCGATCGTCTTTGCGACGATCGGTCCAGGTTTTCTCATCGTCCGACTTCGACAAAATCCGCCCTACGTGGGCGATTACGCGGAGATTTTGGAATTATAATAACTAATAAAATATGTGAATTTTAGAGAATAACACTCATGACTGCGAAATAACTTGGTTTTCGAAGCCGTCTGAAAGACGATGAGAGAATGGCCCAAGTCAGCCGATCCTGCTCCGGCGCCGAGGAGTGCGGGCCTTCTGGAGATCCGCGGTCATGCTTGAAAGCTTGGTGAACCTGGAACCCCGTGTGCTGCTGCTCGGCGGCGCCTTGATGATCGGACTGCTGTTCGGTCTGCTGGGCCGCGCCTCAGGCTTCTGCCTGCGCTCGGCCTTGGTCGAATTCCGGCTTTCTCGCCCGGGTCCCCGTGCCATCGCTTGGGCGGCCGCCCTGCTGACGGCGGTGGCGGGAGCGCAAGTCCTGGCCGGTAGCGGTCGGGTCGATCTTGCCGAGAGCCTTTATCTCGCGCCCCGCCTGACGCTTGTTTCGATCCTGCTGGGCGGGTTTCTCTTCGGTATCGGGATGGTGTTAGCGCGTGGCTGCGGCGGTCGGCACCTCGTCCTGGCGTCCGGAGGAAATCTTCGGTCCTGGCTGGTGCTGACCACCCTCGCGCTTTTCGCCTATGCCACGCTCCGCGGGATCCTGGCGCCGCTGCGCCTCTGGCTGGAGGGCCTGCTGTCGCTGGAGCTTCAGGCGGCCGGCGACCAGGCCCTGCCCGCCCTGCTGGCGACGCAGACGGGTTTGGCGCCGCACTATCTAGCGATTGCCGTCGTTGCTCTGCTGGTCGTCGGTCTGGCCGCCCTGTTGCTGCACGGCCTGCGTGCCGAGGCTTGGCGGCCGGCGGCCTGGGGGCACCTGATGGCGGGGGCGGGGATCGGGCTGCTGGTCCCGCTGGCCTGGATCGTGACCGGGCTCCTGGGCGCCGACGAGTTCGAGCCCGTGCCGCTGGAGTCCATGACCTTCACGGCCCCGGTGGGCGATGCCCTGCAGTACCTCATGACCTACACCGGCGCGACGGCGGACTTCGGCATCCTGGTCGTCGGCGGCGTGCTGCTGGGGGCGGTGGTTCTGGCCGTCCTGCGCCGCGACCAGCGACTGGAGAGTTTCGCAACGGCCGGCCAACTGCTGCGCTACCTGTTGGGTGCCGCTTTGATGGGGTTCGGCGGCGTGCTGGCACTGGGCTGCACCATCGGTGCCGGTCTCAGCGGTGTCAGCACGCTTTCGCTCGGCAGCATGATCGCGCTGGCCGCGATCGTAGCGGGAGCCCGCGTGGCGCTCCTGATCGAGGCGCGCGGCTCCCGCATCCTGGTCCCGTCGCTCGGACGGGACCGCTGGTCTCCCTCCAAGAGTTGAGTGTCGCGAGAAGCTAGGGGTGAGTCCGAGAGCGCACTCAGACCAAGTTTCACTGTGAAAATACGTTGAACTCCCGCGCTCTCGGATCAATCTGATCTTCATGGAGAGCCTTGCATCACGTCGGACAGACGGTTTCAGGATCGAGCGGACCATCCGCAAGGATCATCTCGATCTGGCTGTCAGTTACTTCTGGGACGCCTTCGGCGCAAAGCTGAAATCCGTTTTGGGGCCTGCCGAGAAGGCGCGTGCGTTTCTGGCGCGCGCCGTCTCTCCCGACTATGCGATCAGCGCCGTCGGCGCCGGCGGTGACCTGCTTGGCGTCGCCGGTTTCAAGACGCCGACGGGGGCCTTCGTTGGCGGCTCGTTCGACGATCTTGTTCAGGTCTACGGACTGTTTGGCGGTGCCTGGCGCGCGCCACTGTTGCACCTGCTCGAGCGGGACTGCGAGGAGGGCGTTCTGCTGATGGACGGCATCTGCGTCAGCCCGACAGCGCAGGGGCGGGGGATAGGCTCCGCCCTGCTCGAGGCGACCGTCGCGGAAGCGAGACGGCGCGGGCTCGGTGCCGTTCGTCTCGACGTCGTCGACAGCAATCCGCGCGCGCGGGCGCTCTACGAGAGACAGAGATTTCGGCCGGTCGGCACGGAACGGCTCGGCGTCTTTCGCCATCTCTTCGGCTTCGCCTCGGCCACGCAGATGAGGCGACAGGTGCCGCAGCTCACTCCGTAACGTCTTGCCCGGTTGCGGATCGGGTCGCGTGCTCCGGGCGCAGAGATCCGGCGGCGGCTAAAGCGAAGGCGGCTCCGCGCCAGGCGGGCCAATCCGATGCCAACTGAGAGTCGAAAAGGTTCGCACGCGGCGGCCCAAGGGTCACCTGCGCCGGAACGACCACCTGCCGATCGGCCGGACGGCGCAAGCGCCTTACGATAGTCTGAGGCGTTCCGGACTGGGTCGACGTTCGAATCCCGCATGGCCCGCCACGAGGCTGACACCAAATCCTAAGCCGACAAGGTTCATGATGCCCTCACGGCCGAGCCGGTGCCTCCGCACTTTGGCCGGTCGCCCGAGGCCGCTTACTCTGTGGATAATGCAGTCGTGAATTTCAGGACCGGGCTCCCGGGCGCCGACCACGAATGTGGAGGCGGCGACATCTTCCCATTTGAGGCGTTCGTAACCGGCGAGCGGTCCATCTGCCTGAACGGCAAGAAAGATGTTTTCCTCAACGAGCTTGAGCCCATCGTCCGACCCCGACTCCGGTTCACCGGCAACATGGATCGCATCAATGGTCCTATGACAAAGCATTGTCATCAGATTGCTTCGATCCGCTTCCCCGAAGCACAGATCTATATCTGTATGGTCGGCTACGAACGCCTCGATCACCTCCCGAACGATGCCCTTGGACAGGGAAGCGATCAGGCCGATGAGGAGATGCCCATTACCCGCGACGCCTGCTGTCTGAGCGGTTTCAACGGCCACGCCCAGATCCTTGAAGAGTGGACGCATCTGGGCCACGAAGCGTGCCCCCGCATGGGTCAGCCTGGCGCCGCTCGGATGACGCTCAAAGAGCGAGACGCCCAGCACATCTTCCAACCGCGCGACGCGGCGGCTGACCGCCGACTGGCCGATAGAAAGCGCCTTCGCCGCCTTATGAAAGCTGCCGGCTTCGGCAACGCAGATGACCGCGCCTAAATCAAAGAGATCCATCCGAGACACATC
This genomic stretch from Algihabitans albus harbors:
- a CDS encoding potassium/proton antiporter, which produces MDYGLAWVLIGSLMLLASIFAGLLSSRVGAPLLLVFLGLGMLAGREGPGGIVFQDSQLAFILGSTALAVILFDGGLRTPRATIERGLGPALALSTVGVLITAGLVAAVAHYLLGFGWVFALLLGSIVSATDAAAVFLLLGRSGIALRDRLRSTLEVESGSNDPMAVFLTITFTTMLAAGELELGWWVVGDFALQMGLGGTLGAAGGFALVWLMNRLELSGGLYPILALAGALLIFSGTQLAGGSGFLAIYVAGIVFGNRRVRADQLVGRFFDGLSWLSQIVLFLLLGLLVTPSELLPDLGTALVLAVTLMLVARPLATLICLTPFRFPLREQAFAAWVGLRGAVPIFLALFPFLEGFDRSGQAFNIAFVVVLVSLLLQGWTIPWVAHRLHVSLPPEPEAATRLDLDLARRTDRMDRDLIAYEVMPHSRAADFPLAALDLPKRTRLIVVIRDGIVQRLPEVQQLTAGDFVLVVTPPETAATLDRFFSRRFASTAGQLSVDQGDFLVDGSSRLGDLCAAYGVELGKTDPSLSLAELLRSRLGEGMGRGDRLRFGQVEFIVVDKIGPEPKRVGIVLEPDPEDVGWRRKAASRVRGRLRALRQRLPRIGLGAGSG
- a CDS encoding hemerythrin domain-containing protein, which produces MAETLRRLQEDHRNIARLLQVLEHQLALFAEDGEVDYEVMTGALEYMRRYPDLEHHPREDRVMQQLRQRDPEAAEKVGDLEREHIRLKGVTERFTTALENVLAEQEVSREAFTDLGRDFVAQQRAHMRTEDETFFPAAERSLTAQDWAEVEASMTQVGDPLFGPRVAQECAALHEHLLQWDRESGSPG
- the ppsA gene encoding phosphoenolpyruvate synthase, with the translated sequence MNSTNASYVRWFSDLGLGDVPLVGGKNASLGEMYRELVPLGVKVPNGFAVTAEAYRKVLADNGLEARLHELLDEVDKTDVRDLARRAHAVREMIYGAPLPQEIEEQIRAGWRAMVADYGEDVSVAVRSSATAEDLPTASFAGQHDTYLNVRGETLLLDAYKRCLASLFTDRAISYRIDRDFDHFKVALSVTVMKMVRSDLAASGVIFSVDTETGFPDVVFVTGAYGLGETVVQGTVDPDEFYVHKPTFEQGHRAVLRRNLGAKQLRMIYTDGHTREASRVVPTPEADQQRFCITDADVLTLADAAIKIEKHYSARAGQPTPMDIEWAKDGLDGELYIVQARPETVVSQRQGQMLEDYSLTGTAPVLLTGRAVGAKIASGKVRVIKNQSELHRFRPGEILVADTTTPDWEPVMQTAAAIVTNRGGRTCHAAIVARELGISAVVGGSNATETLEDGRMVTVSCAEGDVGRVYDGAVPFETSRVDLGELRRPRTSIMLNLGNPEMAFKTSFLPNDGVGLARMEFIVTDAIKAHPMALLYPEKVEDPAARAEIETLIAQHDSGADFFVERLSEGVGTLAAAFYPKPVIVRMSDFKTNEYAALLGGSGFEVDEANPMIGFRGASRYSHPAYAEGFALECAAMKRVREDMGLTNLKLMVPFCRRVEEGERVLKTMAEHGLTRGENGLEIYVMCEIPNNVIQVAEFAELFDGFSIGSNDLTQLTLGVDRDSEIVAFDFDERDPGVLKMLQMAVEGAQAAGKHSGICGQAPSDYPEVAEFLVRIGIDSMSLNPDSVLKTTLAILDLEDELQSNAAQ
- a CDS encoding RNA polymerase factor sigma-32, producing MANTTTKDRGQRSELDLLIAEASRYPLLAQEEENRLANLWRDKSDQHALNKLLGSHLRLVIKLARGLRGYGVPLEDLIAEGNVGLMQAAQRYDPERQVRFATYAAWWIRASMHELVLKSGSIVRTVRTGDQKKLFFNLRRMKARRAQRGETGDLTEQAVSEIATQLGVSEADVREMDQRLGTGDVSLDAPLTSEGEDSRIDFLSDDQAPTPETLIAEEDERDKRRLLLNSAMSGLNDRERHILQERRLSEEPRTLEELSQVYGVSRERIRQIEARALEKLAVATRRAASDRGLIGRNHPPALAA
- a CDS encoding YeeE/YedE family protein; translation: MLESLVNLEPRVLLLGGALMIGLLFGLLGRASGFCLRSALVEFRLSRPGPRAIAWAAALLTAVAGAQVLAGSGRVDLAESLYLAPRLTLVSILLGGFLFGIGMVLARGCGGRHLVLASGGNLRSWLVLTTLALFAYATLRGILAPLRLWLEGLLSLELQAAGDQALPALLATQTGLAPHYLAIAVVALLVVGLAALLLHGLRAEAWRPAAWGHLMAGAGIGLLVPLAWIVTGLLGADEFEPVPLESMTFTAPVGDALQYLMTYTGATADFGILVVGGVLLGAVVLAVLRRDQRLESFATAGQLLRYLLGAALMGFGGVLALGCTIGAGLSGVSTLSLGSMIALAAIVAGARVALLIEARGSRILVPSLGRDRWSPSKS
- a CDS encoding GNAT family N-acetyltransferase, with amino-acid sequence MESLASRRTDGFRIERTIRKDHLDLAVSYFWDAFGAKLKSVLGPAEKARAFLARAVSPDYAISAVGAGGDLLGVAGFKTPTGAFVGGSFDDLVQVYGLFGGAWRAPLLHLLERDCEEGVLLMDGICVSPTAQGRGIGSALLEATVAEARRRGLGAVRLDVVDSNPRARALYERQRFRPVGTERLGVFRHLFGFASATQMRRQVPQLTP
- a CDS encoding LysR family transcriptional regulator; translated protein: MVNASEDLKLGKMLVTSPYLFDVSRMDLFDLGAVICVAEAGSFHKAAKALSIGQSAVSRRVARLEDVLGVSLFERHPSGARLTHAGARFVAQMRPLFKDLGVAVETAQTAGVAGNGHLLIGLIASLSKGIVREVIEAFVADHTDIDLCFGEADRSNLMTMLCHRTIDAIHVAGEPESGSDDGLKLVEENIFLAVQADGPLAGYERLKWEDVAASTFVVGAREPGPEIHDCIIHRVSGLGRPAKVRRHRLGREGIMNLVGLGFGVSLVAGHAGFERRPSPERLRLS